Proteins found in one Magnetofaba australis IT-1 genomic segment:
- the nadA gene encoding quinolinate synthase NadA — protein sequence MNTPVALEPLYELDDAQLDARIEAAKEKLGESCVILGHHYQREEVYKFADLTGDSLKLARLASQRPNAKHIVFCGVHFMAEVADILSSPEQIAILPDLNAGCSMADMADLPAVEECWKQLATVIDPEASVTPITYVNSAADLKAFCGDHNGTVCTSSNAEHILTWAFDQREKVLFFPDQHLGRNASAKLGVPLEKMVVWDPNEEMGGLTAEQIKEAKVILWHGFCSVHQMFQPQHIDMWRERIPGVNVMCHPECSYEVCQKADALGSTEGIQAAVRAGAPGSKWVIGTELNLVNRLKHEMPDKEIHFLSPSICMCSTMFRIDPQHLCWTLENLLEGHVVNPITVPAREAASAKIALERMLAIV from the coding sequence ATGAACACGCCTGTGGCCCTGGAGCCTCTGTACGAACTGGATGACGCGCAACTGGACGCCCGAATTGAAGCGGCCAAGGAGAAGCTGGGCGAGAGCTGCGTGATTCTGGGCCACCACTATCAGCGCGAAGAGGTGTACAAGTTCGCCGATCTGACCGGCGACTCGCTGAAGCTGGCGCGCCTGGCGTCACAACGCCCCAACGCCAAACACATCGTCTTCTGCGGCGTGCACTTCATGGCTGAAGTGGCGGATATTCTCTCTTCGCCGGAGCAGATCGCCATTCTGCCGGACCTCAACGCGGGCTGCTCCATGGCCGACATGGCCGACCTGCCCGCCGTGGAAGAGTGTTGGAAGCAACTGGCCACGGTGATCGACCCGGAAGCCTCCGTCACCCCCATCACCTATGTGAACTCGGCGGCGGACCTGAAGGCGTTCTGCGGCGACCACAACGGCACGGTGTGCACCTCCTCCAACGCCGAGCATATCCTCACCTGGGCTTTCGACCAACGGGAAAAGGTGCTGTTCTTCCCCGACCAACATCTGGGCCGCAACGCCAGCGCCAAACTGGGCGTTCCCCTGGAGAAAATGGTGGTGTGGGATCCCAACGAGGAGATGGGCGGGCTCACCGCCGAGCAGATCAAAGAGGCCAAAGTGATCCTGTGGCACGGCTTCTGTTCGGTGCACCAGATGTTCCAGCCGCAGCACATCGACATGTGGCGCGAGCGCATCCCCGGGGTCAATGTGATGTGCCACCCCGAGTGCAGCTACGAAGTGTGCCAGAAGGCCGATGCACTGGGCTCCACCGAGGGGATTCAAGCCGCCGTGCGCGCGGGCGCGCCGGGCTCCAAGTGGGTCATCGGCACCGAGCTGAATCTGGTTAATCGTCTCAAGCATGAGATGCCCGACAAAGAGATTCACTTCCTGTCGCCGAGCATCTGCATGTGCTCCACCATGTTCCGCATCGACCCGCAGCACCTGTGCTGGACCCTGGAGAATCTGCTGGAGGGGCATGTGGTCAACCCCATCACCGTGCCAGCGCGCGAAGCGGCTTCGGCCAAAATCGCCTTGGAGCGCATGCTGGCCATCGTCTAA
- the queG gene encoding tRNA epoxyqueuosine(34) reductase QueG yields the protein MTSKSQHWPESPTQSDWLALKEALRSQALALGFDAVGFAPPQPAPTAHYLAPWLASGAHGDMAWMANHAERRADPRLLMDNLGVVMVLGVNYKPDGDLMEELSHGENAYISAYARNNDYHDILKKRTKALARWLAERLGQPMDGRVFVDTAPVLERPLAAQSGIGWQGKNTMLASRKFGCWLFLAEYFIALPLPPDQVEEDHCGECDRCQRACPTGALDDPYRMDARQCLAYWSIESSGVIPQKFRRLMGNRIYGCDDCIVVCPFNRFADMTRESDFVARDALKDREMISLMFARDADFREALRKTPIKRLGFSKFIRNLAIGLGNWGRESGERSAFDLLLALLDHESPMARAHAAWGVGECVAYAEEGMAALRQKLAQEPDAQAREEMRSALYLLAARNGARALMQSEPLVEVELGLDGAAPDGAAP from the coding sequence ATGACCTCCAAATCCCAGCATTGGCCGGAATCGCCCACGCAATCCGACTGGCTCGCCCTCAAAGAGGCGCTGCGCTCCCAGGCGCTCGCCCTGGGGTTCGACGCCGTGGGCTTCGCGCCGCCGCAACCGGCTCCCACCGCGCATTATCTCGCTCCCTGGCTGGCCAGCGGCGCCCATGGCGATATGGCGTGGATGGCCAATCATGCCGAACGTCGCGCCGATCCGCGCCTGCTGATGGACAATCTCGGCGTGGTGATGGTGCTGGGGGTGAATTACAAACCTGACGGCGATCTCATGGAGGAGTTGTCTCATGGAGAAAATGCGTATATATCAGCTTACGCGCGAAATAATGATTACCACGATATCCTAAAAAAACGCACAAAGGCGTTGGCGCGCTGGCTTGCCGAGCGTTTGGGGCAACCAATGGATGGGCGCGTGTTCGTGGATACCGCGCCGGTGCTGGAGCGCCCGCTGGCGGCGCAGTCGGGCATCGGCTGGCAGGGAAAGAACACCATGTTGGCGTCGCGAAAATTTGGCTGCTGGCTGTTTCTGGCGGAGTACTTTATCGCTTTGCCATTGCCGCCGGACCAGGTAGAGGAGGACCATTGCGGGGAGTGTGATCGGTGTCAGCGGGCTTGTCCCACCGGCGCGCTGGATGATCCCTACCGCATGGATGCGCGCCAGTGCCTGGCCTATTGGAGCATTGAGAGCAGTGGCGTGATTCCACAAAAGTTTCGTCGCTTGATGGGTAACCGAATCTACGGTTGCGACGACTGTATCGTTGTCTGCCCATTCAATCGCTTCGCAGATATGACAAGGGAGAGCGATTTTGTTGCGCGGGACGCGCTGAAAGATAGAGAGATGATCTCATTAATGTTCGCGAGAGACGCAGATTTTCGCGAAGCATTGCGGAAAACGCCCATTAAGCGGTTGGGTTTCTCTAAATTTATACGCAATTTAGCCATTGGTCTGGGCAATTGGGGACGGGAGTCCGGCGAGCGCTCCGCCTTTGACCTGCTGCTGGCGCTACTGGATCATGAATCGCCCATGGCGCGGGCTCACGCCGCCTGGGGGGTGGGTGAGTGTGTCGCCTATGCCGAAGAGGGGATGGCCGCGCTGCGTCAGAAGCTGGCGCAGGAGCCTGATGCGCAGGCCCGTGAAGAGATGCGCTCGGCGCTCTATCTGCTGGCGGCGCGCAATGGCGCGCGGGCGTTGATGCAGTCAGAGCCGCTGGTGGAGGTGGAGCTGGGGCTGGATGGTGCGGCCCCGGATGGGGCGGCGCCGTAA
- the rpmB gene encoding 50S ribosomal protein L28, protein MARKFTLGNKTPQTGFKVSHSHRKTKRTWMPNIQQKAFFSMALGKHVRVTLSTSEMRTVDRRGGLDEYLLASKPEALSATMLKLRQQIAARAA, encoded by the coding sequence GTGGCCAGGAAATTTACCTTGGGGAACAAGACCCCGCAGACCGGTTTCAAAGTATCCCACTCGCACCGCAAGACGAAGCGCACCTGGATGCCCAACATCCAGCAGAAGGCCTTCTTCAGCATGGCGCTGGGCAAACATGTGCGCGTAACTCTGAGCACGTCGGAAATGCGCACCGTGGACCGCCGCGGCGGCCTCGACGAGTACCTGCTGGCCTCCAAGCCTGAAGCGCTGTCGGCCACCATGTTGAAGCTGCGTCAGCAGATCGCCGCCCGCGCCGCCTGA